One Streptomyces sp. V4I8 genomic window carries:
- a CDS encoding enoyl-CoA hydratase/isomerase family protein produces the protein MASPDQEHAPLLDKNGVRLTVDGAIATVTLTNPTKRNAQSPAMWRTLAEAGRAVPGSVRVVVLRGEGKSFSAGLDRQMFTPDGIEGEPSFIELARSSDGELDAAIAEFQEGFTWWRRNDVVSIAAVQGHAIGAGFQLALACDVRVVADDVQFAMRETSLGLVPDLTGTHPLVGLVGYGRALEICVTGRFVLAEEAVSSGLANLAVPADQLDDAVRDLAGAIVAAPRDAVVETKALLRGAVDRTYDEQRGAERAAQARRLRDLAGLGE, from the coding sequence ATGGCTTCGCCCGACCAGGAACACGCACCCCTGCTCGACAAGAACGGCGTACGGCTCACCGTGGACGGCGCGATCGCCACGGTGACGCTGACCAACCCGACCAAGCGCAACGCGCAGAGCCCCGCCATGTGGCGGACGCTCGCCGAGGCCGGGCGCGCCGTGCCGGGCAGCGTGCGGGTGGTCGTGCTGCGCGGTGAGGGCAAGTCCTTCTCCGCAGGGCTCGACCGGCAGATGTTCACGCCCGACGGGATCGAGGGCGAGCCCTCGTTCATCGAACTCGCGCGCAGCAGCGACGGTGAACTCGACGCTGCCATCGCCGAGTTCCAGGAGGGCTTCACCTGGTGGCGGCGTAACGACGTCGTGTCCATCGCCGCCGTACAGGGGCATGCCATCGGGGCGGGCTTCCAGCTCGCGCTCGCCTGTGACGTGCGCGTCGTCGCCGACGACGTGCAGTTCGCCATGCGTGAGACCAGCCTCGGGCTGGTGCCGGACCTGACGGGTACGCACCCGCTGGTCGGGCTGGTCGGATACGGCCGTGCGCTGGAGATCTGCGTGACGGGGCGCTTCGTGCTGGCCGAGGAGGCCGTCAGCAGCGGGCTGGCCAACCTCGCGGTGCCAGCCGACCAACTCGACGACGCCGTACGGGATCTGGCCGGGGCGATCGTGGCCGCGCCGCGGGACGCGGTGGTCGAGACCAAGGCGCTGCTTCGTGGTGCCGTGGACCGCACCTACGACGAGCAGCGCGGTGCCGAGCGGGCCGCGCAGGCACGACGGCTGCGGGATCTGGCCGGCCTCGGCGAATGA
- a CDS encoding helix-turn-helix domain-containing protein, producing MAETLKKGSRVTGAARDKLAADLKKKYDSGASIRALAEETGRSYGFVHRMLSESGVTLRGRGGATRGKKAAG from the coding sequence GTGGCCGAGACTCTGAAGAAGGGCAGCCGGGTAACCGGCGCCGCGCGCGACAAGCTCGCGGCAGACCTGAAGAAGAAGTACGACTCCGGTGCGAGCATTCGGGCGCTGGCCGAGGAAACCGGTCGCTCGTATGGCTTCGTACACCGGATGCTCAGCGAGTCGGGCGTCACGCTTCGTGGGCGTGGCGGCGCGACGCGAGGCAAGAAGGCCGCAGGCTGA
- a CDS encoding ABC-F family ATP-binding cassette domain-containing protein: protein MISASGIELRAGARVLIESATFRVAKGDRIGLVGRNGAGKTTLTKCLAGEGIPAGGTITRSGEVGYLPQDPRTGDLDVLARDRVLSARGLDVLIRKMRENEQRIANGSGATREKALRQYERQETEFLTKGGYSAEAEAATIAAALNLPDRVLGQPLHTLSGGQRRRIELARILFSDADTLLLDEPTNHLDADSIVWLRDYLKTYRGGFIVISHDVDLVETVVNKVFYLDANRAQIDIYNMGWKLYQQQREADEKRRKRERQNAEKKAAALNAQADKMRAKATKTVAAQNMARRAERLLSGLEEVRQSDKVAKLRFPEPAPCGRTPLTAEGLSKSYGSLEIFTDVDLAIDKGSRVVILGLNGAGKTTLLRLIAGVEQPDTGAVIPGHGLKVGYYAQEHETLDADRTVLENMRSAAPDMDLVEVRKVLGSFLFSGDDVDKPAGVLSGGEKTRLALATLVVSSANVLLLDEPTNNLDPASREEILGALRTYKGAVVLVTHDEGAVEALQPERIILLPDGVEDLWGADYADLVALA from the coding sequence GTGATCTCCGCCTCCGGTATCGAGCTGCGCGCCGGTGCGCGCGTCCTCATCGAGTCCGCGACCTTCCGCGTCGCCAAGGGCGACCGCATCGGCCTCGTCGGCCGCAACGGCGCCGGCAAGACCACCCTCACCAAGTGCCTGGCCGGCGAAGGCATCCCCGCCGGCGGCACCATCACCCGCTCCGGCGAGGTCGGCTACCTCCCGCAGGATCCCCGCACCGGCGACCTCGACGTGCTCGCCCGTGACCGCGTCCTCTCCGCGCGCGGCCTGGACGTACTGATCCGCAAGATGCGCGAGAACGAACAGCGCATCGCCAACGGCAGCGGCGCGACCCGCGAGAAGGCCCTGCGGCAGTACGAGCGCCAGGAGACGGAGTTCCTCACCAAGGGCGGGTACTCCGCCGAGGCCGAGGCCGCCACCATCGCCGCCGCGCTCAACCTGCCCGACCGCGTGCTCGGCCAGCCCCTGCACACGCTCTCCGGCGGTCAGCGCCGCCGTATCGAGCTCGCCCGCATCCTGTTCTCGGACGCGGACACCCTGCTGCTCGACGAGCCGACCAACCACCTCGACGCGGACTCGATCGTCTGGCTGCGCGACTACCTCAAGACCTACCGCGGCGGCTTCATCGTGATCTCCCACGACGTCGACCTGGTCGAGACGGTCGTCAACAAGGTGTTCTACCTGGACGCGAACCGCGCCCAGATCGACATCTACAACATGGGCTGGAAGCTCTACCAGCAGCAGCGCGAGGCCGACGAGAAGCGCCGCAAGCGCGAGCGGCAGAACGCCGAGAAGAAGGCCGCCGCGCTCAACGCCCAGGCCGACAAGATGCGCGCCAAGGCCACCAAGACGGTCGCCGCGCAGAACATGGCCCGCCGTGCCGAGCGCCTGCTGTCCGGCCTCGAAGAGGTCCGCCAGTCCGACAAGGTCGCCAAGCTCCGCTTCCCGGAGCCCGCGCCCTGCGGCAGGACCCCGCTGACCGCCGAGGGCCTGTCGAAGTCGTACGGCTCCCTGGAGATCTTCACCGACGTCGACCTGGCCATCGACAAGGGGTCGAGGGTCGTCATCCTCGGGCTCAACGGCGCCGGCAAGACCACCCTGCTCCGGCTCATCGCGGGCGTCGAGCAGCCGGACACCGGCGCCGTCATCCCCGGCCACGGGCTGAAGGTCGGTTACTACGCCCAGGAGCACGAGACCCTGGACGCCGACCGCACCGTGCTGGAGAACATGCGCTCCGCGGCCCCCGACATGGACCTCGTCGAGGTCCGCAAGGTCCTCGGCTCGTTCCTGTTCTCCGGCGACGACGTCGACAAGCCCGCCGGCGTCCTCTCCGGCGGCGAGAAGACCCGCCTCGCCCTCGCCACCCTCGTGGTGTCGTCGGCGAACGTCCTGCTCCTCGACGAACCCACCAACAACCTCGACCCGGCCAGCCGCGAGGAGATCCTCGGCGCGCTGCGGACCTACAAGGGCGCGGTCGTGCTCGTCACCCACGACGAGGGCGCCGTGGAGGCGCTCCAGCCGGAGCGGATCATTCTGCTGCCGGACGGCGTGGAGGACCTGTGGGGCGCCGACTACGCGGATCTCGTCGCCCTGGCTTGA
- a CDS encoding VOC family protein has translation MAGTSSGRPSVYPTLLYADAKAAIKQLTEAFGFTALAVYEGEDGSVAHAEVAQGNGVVMLGSKGTGSAFDKVMKDAGTTGVYVVVEDVDAHHRRAVEQGAEIVMPPTDQDYGSRDYMARDIEGNVWSFGTYTPEMKG, from the coding sequence ATGGCAGGCACGAGCAGTGGGCGTCCGAGCGTCTACCCCACGCTGCTCTACGCGGACGCGAAGGCGGCGATCAAGCAGCTCACGGAGGCCTTCGGGTTCACGGCGCTGGCGGTGTACGAGGGCGAGGACGGCTCGGTGGCCCACGCGGAGGTGGCGCAGGGCAACGGCGTGGTGATGCTCGGCTCCAAGGGCACCGGCAGCGCCTTCGACAAGGTGATGAAGGACGCGGGCACGACCGGGGTGTACGTCGTCGTGGAGGACGTCGACGCACACCACCGGCGGGCCGTGGAGCAGGGCGCGGAGATCGTGATGCCCCCGACGGACCAGGACTACGGCTCGCGGGACTACATGGCCCGGGACATCGAGGGCAATGTGTGGAGCTTCGGCACCTACACCCCCGAGATGAAGGGCTGA
- a CDS encoding alpha/beta hydrolase, whose amino-acid sequence MRTVKATAAAVTVALAAGAASVAAGRFASGAALTAPAGRPLPTEPRLTVHATAAGQIALTRDLASLRPGTYGLSGDGSHAVVGPVLAAAKHSADTVVRRLERVTHGDLQPGDSVWLTPNVHVGNPSAALGLDHADIDIPGELGSLPAWFVPGARDTWVIAVHGLGTTREQAMNVMEFLSGRHFPVLALAYRGDLGAPRSPDGLNHLGETEWRDLDAAMRYAVRYGAKQLVLLGWSTGATMALRAAARSGLRDRVSGLVLDSPVLDWEATLRALARARHTPSALLPLAVRAAQGRAGMSADRLTGDGAHGRLTVPTLIFHGPDDRVAPWAHSRRLADAHPNLVALRTVEGAPHAAMWNADPESYEESLRRFMTPLM is encoded by the coding sequence GTGCGCACAGTCAAAGCGACGGCCGCTGCCGTCACCGTGGCTCTGGCCGCCGGCGCCGCGAGCGTCGCCGCCGGGCGGTTCGCCAGTGGCGCCGCGCTGACGGCGCCCGCCGGCCGCCCCCTGCCCACTGAGCCCCGGCTCACCGTCCATGCCACGGCCGCCGGCCAGATCGCCCTCACCCGCGACCTCGCCTCCCTGCGGCCGGGCACCTACGGCCTCTCCGGAGACGGCTCGCACGCGGTCGTCGGCCCCGTCCTCGCCGCGGCGAAGCACTCCGCCGACACCGTCGTACGCCGCCTGGAACGCGTCACCCACGGCGACCTCCAGCCCGGCGACAGCGTCTGGCTCACCCCGAACGTCCACGTCGGCAACCCGAGCGCCGCCCTCGGCCTCGACCACGCCGACATCGACATCCCGGGCGAACTCGGCTCCCTGCCCGCGTGGTTCGTCCCCGGCGCCCGGGACACCTGGGTCATCGCGGTGCACGGTCTCGGCACCACCCGCGAACAGGCCATGAACGTCATGGAGTTCCTCAGCGGCCGCCACTTCCCGGTCCTCGCCCTCGCCTACCGCGGCGACCTCGGCGCACCCCGCTCGCCGGACGGCCTGAACCACCTCGGCGAGACCGAGTGGCGCGACCTGGACGCGGCGATGCGCTACGCCGTGCGGTACGGCGCCAAGCAACTCGTCCTGCTCGGCTGGTCCACCGGCGCCACGATGGCCCTGCGCGCCGCCGCGCGCTCCGGTCTCCGTGACCGGGTCTCGGGCCTCGTCCTGGACTCCCCGGTCCTCGACTGGGAAGCCACCTTGCGCGCCCTCGCCCGGGCCCGCCACACACCGAGCGCGCTGCTGCCGCTCGCCGTCCGCGCGGCACAGGGCCGTGCCGGAATGAGCGCCGACCGCCTCACCGGCGACGGCGCCCACGGCCGGCTCACGGTGCCGACCCTGATCTTCCACGGCCCCGACGACCGGGTGGCCCCCTGGGCCCACTCCCGCCGTCTCGCCGACGCCCACCCCAACCTGGTGGCCCTCCGCACGGTCGAGGGCGCCCCCCACGCCGCCATGTGGAACGCCGACCCCGAGTCCTACGAAGAGTCCCTGCGCCGCTTCATGACACCGCTCATGTGA
- a CDS encoding class II aldolase/adducin family protein yields the protein MAEEQRDQRDARDAREGAQEVRESWGRSARPEEAEAWEALVVTARRTVSDGLVVGTSGNVSVRVGDTVLVTPSGVPYDRLTPDDVTGVDLDGGQVLGALVPTSELPMHLAVYRATDAGAVVHTHAVHATAVSTLVPELPLIHYMAGALGGPVRVAPYATYGTEELAENMLRALTDRTACLLQNHGTIAYGTTLDQAYDRTAQLEWMSRLWLTASSVPGLSPALLSKGQVAEAGERLRGYGQRV from the coding sequence ATGGCTGAGGAGCAGCGGGACCAGCGGGACGCGCGGGATGCGCGGGAGGGCGCACAGGAAGTGAGGGAGTCGTGGGGCAGGAGTGCGCGCCCCGAGGAGGCGGAGGCCTGGGAGGCCCTCGTGGTGACGGCTCGCCGGACCGTGTCCGACGGCCTCGTCGTCGGCACGTCCGGGAACGTCTCGGTGCGCGTCGGCGACACGGTGCTGGTCACGCCGTCGGGAGTGCCGTACGACAGGCTGACGCCGGACGATGTGACCGGGGTCGACCTGGACGGCGGGCAGGTACTGGGCGCGCTGGTGCCGACCAGTGAGCTGCCCATGCACCTCGCCGTCTACCGCGCCACCGACGCCGGGGCCGTCGTCCACACCCACGCGGTCCACGCCACGGCCGTCTCCACCCTGGTGCCCGAGCTCCCGTTGATCCACTACATGGCAGGCGCCCTCGGCGGCCCCGTCCGGGTTGCCCCGTATGCGACGTACGGCACGGAGGAGTTGGCCGAGAACATGCTCCGGGCCCTCACCGACCGCACCGCCTGCCTCCTCCAGAACCACGGCACGATCGCCTACGGCACGACCCTGGACCAGGCCTACGACCGCACGGCCCAACTGGAGTGGATGTCCCGCCTGTGGCTCACCGCGTCCTCGGTGCCCGGACTGTCCCCGGCCCTGCTGTCGAAGGGGCAGGTGGCGGAGGCGGGGGAGCGGTTGCGGGGGTACGGGCAGCGGGTCTAG
- a CDS encoding lysozyme — protein MARDHKPSRHRSRLIAASVAALTLGGTALVELPAAAAGKPKGHDVSSHQKNVDWQSAKGKGAKFVYVKATESHTYRNPYFGQQYNGSRNAGLIRGAYHFALPNRSSGQTQAAHFVRNGGSWRSDGWTLPPALDIEYNPYSKHKCYGLSKAKMVSWIQSFSNEVKRLTGRRPVIYTTTHWWNTCTGASRAFASNHALWIARYDSATAGSLPAGWQFWTIWQYDNGSGSLPGDQNLFNGSMTQLRKFARGH, from the coding sequence ATGGCCCGTGATCACAAACCGTCCCGTCACCGCTCCCGCCTCATAGCGGCATCAGTGGCGGCGCTCACCCTTGGGGGAACCGCGCTGGTCGAGCTGCCGGCCGCGGCAGCCGGCAAGCCCAAGGGCCATGACGTCTCGTCCCACCAGAAGAACGTCGACTGGCAGAGCGCCAAGGGGAAGGGCGCCAAGTTCGTCTACGTCAAGGCGACCGAGTCCCACACCTACCGCAACCCGTACTTCGGCCAGCAGTACAACGGCTCCCGAAACGCGGGGCTGATCCGCGGCGCGTACCACTTCGCACTGCCGAACAGGTCGTCGGGCCAGACGCAGGCGGCACACTTCGTACGCAACGGCGGAAGCTGGCGGTCGGACGGCTGGACGCTGCCGCCCGCGCTCGACATCGAGTACAACCCGTACAGCAAGCACAAGTGCTACGGGCTGAGCAAGGCGAAGATGGTCAGCTGGATCCAGTCCTTCAGCAACGAGGTGAAGCGGCTCACCGGGCGCCGCCCGGTGATCTACACCACCACCCACTGGTGGAACACCTGCACCGGCGCCAGCCGCGCCTTCGCCTCGAATCACGCACTGTGGATAGCGCGATACGACTCGGCGACCGCGGGGTCCCTGCCGGCCGGATGGCAGTTCTGGACCATCTGGCAGTACGACAACGGCAGCGGCAGCCTGCCGGGTGACCAGAATCTCTTCAACGGGTCCATGACCCAGCTGAGGAAGTTCGCCCGGGGCCACTGA
- a CDS encoding anion permease, producing MENFSLILAIVVVTALAFDFTNGFHDTANAMATTISTGALKPKVAVAMSAALNLVGAFLSVEVANTISKGLVDETGIRPEVIFAALVGAILWNLLTWLVGLPSSSSHALMGGLIGATIASAGVGAVHGDALVTKVLIPAIAAPLVAGIAALLATRLTYTLGRKADGEASKKGYRAGQIASAGLVSLAHGTNDAQKTMGIITLALVAGGTLAPDSDPPMWVILSAGLAIALGTYLGGWRIIRTMGKGLTDLQPQQGFAAQTSAATVILASSHLGFSLSTTHSVSGSVMGAGLGRKGGVVRWSTATRMFVAWGLTLPAAALVGALAEYVTGFGTWGTAVVAVFLVGSSAAIWKLSRREVIDHTNVNETEEPPGVVTTAMAAVTPPPAGTATEDLSATIPAPASEPTPSQASV from the coding sequence ATGGAAAACTTCTCGCTGATCCTCGCGATTGTGGTGGTAACCGCACTCGCGTTCGATTTCACGAACGGTTTCCACGACACCGCCAACGCGATGGCCACCACCATCTCGACCGGTGCACTCAAGCCCAAGGTCGCGGTGGCCATGTCCGCCGCGCTGAACCTTGTGGGCGCCTTCCTCTCGGTGGAGGTCGCCAACACGATCTCCAAGGGTCTCGTCGACGAGACCGGCATCCGTCCCGAGGTCATCTTCGCCGCGTTGGTCGGCGCGATCCTCTGGAATCTGCTGACCTGGCTGGTGGGCCTGCCCTCCAGCTCCTCGCACGCCCTGATGGGCGGCCTGATCGGTGCCACCATCGCCTCGGCCGGCGTCGGCGCGGTCCACGGCGACGCGCTCGTCACCAAGGTGCTGATCCCGGCGATCGCCGCCCCGCTGGTCGCGGGCATCGCCGCGCTGCTCGCCACCCGCCTGACCTACACCCTCGGCAGGAAGGCCGACGGCGAGGCCAGCAAGAAGGGTTACCGCGCCGGCCAGATAGCTTCCGCCGGTCTGGTCTCCCTCGCCCATGGCACCAATGACGCGCAGAAGACGATGGGCATCATCACCCTCGCCCTGGTCGCCGGGGGCACCCTCGCCCCCGACTCCGACCCGCCCATGTGGGTCATCCTCTCCGCGGGCCTGGCCATCGCGCTCGGCACCTACCTCGGCGGCTGGCGCATCATCCGCACCATGGGCAAGGGCCTGACCGACCTCCAGCCGCAGCAGGGCTTCGCCGCCCAGACCAGCGCGGCCACCGTCATCCTGGCCTCCTCCCACCTCGGCTTCTCCCTCTCCACCACGCACTCCGTCTCCGGCTCGGTGATGGGCGCGGGCCTCGGCCGCAAGGGCGGCGTCGTCCGCTGGTCGACGGCCACCCGGATGTTCGTCGCCTGGGGCCTGACCCTCCCGGCCGCCGCCCTGGTCGGCGCGCTCGCGGAGTACGTCACGGGCTTCGGTACCTGGGGTACGGCCGTCGTCGCGGTCTTCCTGGTCGGCTCCAGCGCCGCGATCTGGAAGCTCTCCCGCCGTGAGGTCATCGACCACACCAACGTCAACGAGACCGAGGAGCCGCCCGGCGTGGTGACCACGGCCATGGCCGCCGTGACCCCGCCCCCGGCGGGCACGGCGACCGAGGACCTCTCGGCCACCATCCCGGCCCCGGCCTCCGAGCCGACGCCGTCGCAGGCCTCGGTCTGA
- a CDS encoding cobalamin biosynthesis protein — MRADRVFAYGAAAGLLGDLLLGDPRRGHPVAAFGRAACAVERVLWRDDRARGAVHTAVCAGGAVALGAVAARVVRTSPAASVALTGAATWAVVGGTSLAREAQAIGRALAAGDVDGARARLPHLCGRDPQALDADGIARAVVESVAENTSDAVVGALVWGAVGGVPGLLGFRAVNTLDAMVGHKSPKYRRYGWASARLDDVAGWPGARLTAVLAAVAGSDLRGAVRAWRADAGKHPSPNAGPVEASFAGALGVRLGGTLSYGGRVEHRPVLNGAAGRAVQVTDIERAVRLSRRVSWLALGVCAGARFLTSDRLKRGRTS; from the coding sequence GTGCGTGCCGATCGCGTCTTCGCGTACGGCGCCGCCGCCGGACTTCTCGGTGATCTGCTGCTCGGCGACCCTCGCCGGGGGCATCCGGTCGCCGCGTTCGGACGGGCCGCCTGCGCCGTGGAGAGAGTGTTGTGGCGCGACGACCGCGCGCGGGGTGCGGTGCACACCGCCGTGTGCGCCGGTGGCGCCGTGGCGCTGGGTGCCGTCGCCGCCCGTGTCGTCCGTACGTCCCCTGCCGCCTCCGTCGCGCTGACCGGTGCCGCCACCTGGGCGGTGGTCGGGGGGACTTCGCTGGCCCGGGAGGCCCAGGCCATCGGGCGGGCCCTGGCGGCGGGGGACGTCGACGGGGCGCGGGCGCGGCTGCCGCATCTGTGCGGGCGGGACCCGCAGGCGCTGGACGCGGACGGGATCGCGCGGGCGGTCGTGGAGTCCGTCGCCGAGAACACCTCCGACGCGGTGGTGGGGGCGCTGGTGTGGGGTGCGGTGGGGGGCGTTCCGGGGCTGCTCGGGTTCCGTGCCGTGAACACGCTCGACGCCATGGTGGGGCACAAGTCGCCCAAGTACCGGCGGTACGGGTGGGCTTCGGCGCGGCTGGACGACGTGGCGGGGTGGCCGGGGGCCCGGCTGACCGCCGTACTCGCCGCCGTCGCCGGAAGCGACCTGCGGGGGGCCGTACGGGCCTGGCGCGCCGATGCCGGCAAGCACCCGAGCCCCAACGCCGGGCCTGTCGAGGCCTCGTTCGCGGGGGCCCTCGGGGTGCGGCTGGGCGGGACGCTGTCGTACGGCGGGCGGGTCGAGCATCGGCCGGTGCTCAACGGGGCCGCCGGACGCGCGGTTCAGGTCACGGACATCGAACGTGCCGTACGTCTGTCGCGGCGCGTGAGCTGGCTCGCGCTGGGCGTGTGCGCCGGCGCGCGGTTCCTCACCAGCGACCGCCTCAAGAGAGGACGTACGTCATGA
- a CDS encoding cobyric acid synthase, which produces MSGGLGGGLLVAGTTSDAGKSVVTAGICRWLVRQGVKVAPFKAQNMSLNSFVTREGAEIGRAQAMQAQACRVEPTAQMNPVLLKPGGERSSQVVLLGKPVGELSARGYHGGRQQALLGTVLDCLAELRGTYDAVICEGAGSPAEINLRRTDIVNMGIARSARLPVLVVGDIDRGGVFASFFGTVALLSPEDQELVAGFLVNKFRGDVSLLEPGLDMLHDLTGRHTYGVLPFRHGLGIDEEDGLRVSLRGTVRESVVAPPVGEDVLRIAVCAVPLMSNFTDVDALAAEPGVVVRFVDRPEELADADLVVLPGTRGTVRALEWLRERGLAEAIERRAAEGRPILGICGGFQVLGEHIEDEVESREGHVDGLGILPVRVRFAHEKTLTRPVGEALGERVEGYEIHHGVATVSGGEAFLDGCRVGQTWGTHWHGSLESDGFRRAFLREVAAAAGRRFVPAPDTSFAALREEQLDRLGDLIEQHADTDALWRLIESGAPQGLPFIPPGAPA; this is translated from the coding sequence ATGAGTGGCGGACTTGGCGGTGGGCTCCTTGTCGCCGGCACCACCTCCGACGCCGGCAAGAGCGTCGTCACCGCGGGGATCTGCCGGTGGCTGGTGCGGCAGGGGGTCAAGGTCGCGCCCTTCAAGGCGCAGAACATGTCGCTCAACTCGTTCGTGACGCGCGAGGGCGCCGAGATCGGGCGGGCGCAGGCCATGCAGGCGCAGGCGTGCCGCGTGGAGCCGACCGCGCAGATGAATCCCGTGCTGCTCAAGCCCGGTGGCGAGCGGAGCAGTCAGGTCGTCCTGCTGGGGAAGCCCGTCGGTGAGCTCAGCGCACGCGGGTACCACGGGGGACGGCAGCAGGCGCTGCTCGGGACGGTGCTCGACTGTCTCGCCGAACTGCGGGGCACGTATGACGCGGTGATCTGTGAGGGGGCCGGCTCTCCGGCCGAGATCAATCTGCGGCGGACCGACATCGTCAACATGGGCATCGCACGCAGTGCGCGGCTGCCCGTGCTGGTCGTGGGCGACATCGACCGCGGGGGCGTCTTCGCCTCCTTCTTCGGGACCGTGGCGCTTCTCTCCCCCGAGGACCAGGAGCTCGTCGCCGGGTTCCTCGTCAACAAGTTCCGGGGCGATGTGTCGCTGCTCGAACCCGGGCTCGACATGCTGCACGACCTCACCGGCCGGCACACCTACGGCGTGCTGCCGTTCCGGCACGGGCTCGGCATCGACGAGGAGGACGGGCTGCGGGTCTCGCTGCGGGGCACGGTCCGGGAGTCCGTCGTGGCGCCGCCCGTCGGCGAGGACGTGCTGCGGATCGCGGTCTGTGCCGTCCCGCTGATGTCCAACTTCACCGACGTGGACGCGCTGGCCGCCGAGCCGGGTGTCGTCGTGCGGTTCGTGGACCGGCCGGAGGAGCTGGCCGACGCGGATCTGGTGGTCCTCCCCGGCACCCGGGGAACCGTGCGCGCGCTGGAGTGGCTGCGGGAGCGGGGACTCGCGGAAGCCATCGAGCGGAGGGCCGCCGAGGGGCGGCCGATCCTCGGGATCTGCGGTGGCTTCCAGGTGCTCGGCGAGCACATCGAGGACGAGGTCGAGAGCCGCGAGGGGCATGTCGACGGACTCGGGATCCTGCCCGTGCGGGTGCGGTTCGCCCACGAGAAGACCCTCACCCGGCCCGTCGGCGAGGCCCTCGGGGAGCGGGTCGAGGGGTACGAGATCCATCACGGGGTCGCCACTGTCAGCGGCGGCGAGGCCTTTTTGGACGGCTGCCGGGTCGGCCAGACCTGGGGCACCCACTGGCACGGCTCGCTGGAGTCGGACGGCTTCCGGCGGGCCTTTCTGCGCGAGGTGGCGGCCGCCGCGGGCCGGCGCTTCGTCCCGGCCCCCGACACGTCGTTCGCCGCGCTGCGCGAGGAGCAGCTCGACCGGCTCGGCGACCTGATCGAACAGCACGCGGACACGGACGCGCTCTGGCGGCTCATCGAGTCGGGCGCGCCGCAAGGACTGCCCTTCATTCCACCGGGAGCGCCCGCATGA